Proteins encoded together in one Parus major isolate Abel chromosome 25LG2, Parus_major1.1, whole genome shotgun sequence window:
- the S100A1 gene encoding protein S100-A1 has product MGSQLEGAMETLINVFHHYSGKEGDKYKLSKKELKELLQSELGCFLETQKDAGAVEKIMQDLDENGDGEVDFQEFVVLVAALTVACNTFFWENA; this is encoded by the exons ATGGGATCGCAGCTGGAAGGGGCCATGGAGACCCTGATCAATGTCTTCCACCACTACTCGGGCAAGGAGGGCGACAAGTACAAGCTGAGCAAGAAGGAGctcaaggagctgctgcagagcgAGCTGGGATGTTTCCTGGAG ACCCAGAAGGACGCGGGGGCCGTGGAGAAGATCATGCAGGACCTGGATGAGAACGGCGACGGGGAGGTGGATTTCCAGGAATTCGTGGTCCTGGTGGCCGCCCTGACCGTGGCCTGCAACACCTTCTTCTGGGAGAACGCCTGA